The sequence below is a genomic window from Pseudorasbora parva isolate DD20220531a chromosome 4, ASM2467924v1, whole genome shotgun sequence.
AAGCTTCAAGCTAGTGGACCTCCCTGGCTGGTGATCGGAGAGGGTGCCCCAGTCCCAGTTGGAATGGCGGGCCGTCCAGAGGATGGCAGCACACCAAGATGGACTAAAAACGGGTCGTGCGGGTTTTGTCGAGGAGAGGGCATGACAAACCTGATGTTGAAACACGGACAAAAAAGGGCAAGGCCCGTCAGCCTCGCACCCTGCCGCCAGGCCGTTTTGAGGGTTGcttcttttattatttatattacttatATTACACCCTCACAAAGAAAGCATCCTTTCCCGTTTACGGCCTTGATCCACCGGCAAACCCACTCTCCCCACCAAAGGGAGGGTTCTGCATGCACCCTATGAGCCCCTCCTTGGGGCACCTGTACGGAGCGAGACCTGTGTGTAGGATTTTTGCGCCTTTAATAGGCAGGCCACAGGCTTAGTAATGGTCGAACCAAACAAAACTGAAAGTGAGACATGAAGTGAAACACATCAACATGAGTGAGCAACAATAAAACTAGATGATGGGAGATTATTTGATTATCGAGTTTATGATGGATAATTTGTCATTATATGGATTgaattagtgttttttttcattctttattacactattatcATATAGGAGTTtgatttaacttttttgtaTGAGACATGTCCTATGTCCCATGTCCCTTTCTCTCCTCAGGTTATCTTGTACTGTACCAGGTGATTGTAATAAGACTAATTAATTGCTACTTATAATTTTAGACAGAACTTGAAATTGTGTTTGTTATTCACACCCTGACAAAGGCTTATAAGCCACTAACAGAAACagatatttataaagcactttaaatATCCAGCAAGAGTTACTCACACATAGACATTAATAATCAGTCTATGACTCTCAataatggtgacatgcttcatgctgcaatgcattctgggagccatGGGTCAGTTTTGCATTATGCACCCACAATGCATTATTTAGTTTATCTGATTAAAACACTGCTGGATCTTCTGCTGTTGAGCCTCAAAGTTACTTTAATCAATGACTCTCAGAAGTTTAACAAATAAGGCCACTATATTATAAAAACTTCAATATCAAAAACTTGTCATCATTCATTTTCTTTTGCTGTTCTCCTCATAACAAACAGttacagcagccagaaaaaaatATGCTGAAAAGtaaagggtcaagagcccaactagaGCAAACTCTGATCACCgtaatggtgacttcaaactaaacttttttttttcttcaataaaTCATCagcatctaaacctctgttaattctcaataagagcttctatagtcatctgacagaaataaagtcagtgtgGTTAAGAATGTgtgcttaataataataattatgctaTGGGACCATTTTTgaggatttccgcctggatttgtcCTCCCCTAATTCAAAAGCTTCCCATacccacatacagtggtctCTAAATACAACATTTCGGTGTAAATTTAAAgaaaaccctttgaagttacataagccactgctaaaagtgctaccctGAAGACTTTCCACTAGATGGCAGCAAATACTGGggactttttttttgtctgtatcATGTTGTATATGCAAGATGTATTCAAATGGATCTGAAGGGAGGAATATTACCTTTTTTATGTAACTTCCACCTACTTAAAAACTCTCCAATATACAAGTCTCCCCATATACAGTGGTATAGatgcaatatcccagtgtcaCAAATTGATTGTTTCCAATGTTTACTGACATGCTGGAAACAGCCAAAACTGTCTTTTATTAGAGctcagacaacatatacttacatgtttatcacctTTAGCAATggtttatgtaacttcaaagggtttcctgtaaaattaaACCggaatttgggtaggccaaatctaGGCAGAAATGGtcccagagtaatttagtgtaaataagttactttatttaaaacaaatgccaaagtgatagcctggatgccagccaaactcagccctgcccacaacaATTGAGTTCGGGCAGTTTGGTCTgaacttgatccatagagggaGTAATTATACCTGAACAGAAACGGTTTGGGCCAATCAAATAGTCTGGGCGggcttaaaggtcctgttcttcgcgattccatctttaaaactttagttagtgtgaaatgttgctgttagagcatgaataatacctgtacaattataaagctcaaagttcaatgccaagcgagatattttatttaacagaagttcacTTTCAAAGCCTAAAGTGAAcggccagtttggactacaccgctgcacttcctggcaggaatgacgtcactagaaccgtttgttgacaaaccctccgcccacaagaacacgcaaaatagggggcgcggtctcgttgctctcccgcgtggagaagagcgcgcagtgcttgcatctccccgttatggtaagaggcggtacctttccaggcaaagtgcgctaagctgctgtccaatcacaacacgggaagcgctggcccaatcagaactcgttacgtatttctgaaggagggacttcatagaacaagaaaATCATCAGGCCATTTTTAGGACAGAAAAAACAGCGATTTActtacagataagtaaattgtgtgaaaaatactgtttttttacacgcgaaacatgaactcatgttatattgcacactgtaaacataatcaaagcttcgaaaacacgcaaagaacgggacctttaagacaatgacggacagataataaacagtaacgtaatcatccacttCATCAAAGGTGCTTGGATTGAATTTGTTCAAaacctaaacggagagcttgtttgtatatgcattcaccgtcactatttctctctgaaatgatgatcatgttggtaagtactctgtgcatccttaaaatctttttttacaacaccggcaaagattgtttattccagcgtgcatGCAGTTagtgttgccaagtttttacaactaAAACCcgcaactactagccctaagtAATAGCTTCCGGGGTTCTCCGGaataaaaatggcatttgggggtcaaatgtgtgttattttggcaaggctGCCTGataaaatttgcattcctgggtctatatatcacataattgaggtcgcttcaacccgtggaaatggaaaacaacccgcggaaaaaacaaagacttgacaacacagtgcagttgagttctgttgagatttgacaactaatgttatgcgtcgcttctttgctctgattggttgtagttctatccaattgatgtttttcctagttcggttgaaacacgccccataattaaagcccaatggagcagtatcagactcatattctgactatgTCACAAGCCTGTCCTGTCTtctgtgcacatgtgggtttttgttattttgggcttgtgctcctgtcattgtctgatccctccccccttgttatctgattagtgtttgattgcTCCCACCTGTttcctcttgatttcttccctttataagctccttgtatttgtcagtctttgtcagATTGTCATATTGGCTACGTCTCCAGGTTCCCCATGGTCTCTGGGGGTTTGTTTAAGgttgtattttattattctattatgtgttttccctcctcgtgggttgttgttttaagtttatgttttattttataaataaatcttaatttatctgcacttgagtcctcgcaccattttcctttgtgttgAACTTGACAGAATAGAattatgaccatgtcaggcaaccaaagtgatgcatatctccagaaaatAGACATTCTACGCTTccaaatggtaccacatatgaggTCAGAGCTCCTCCTCAGACATTTACAATGTAAAGTATATTTTTGATGATTTCATTCCCTGGGTCATTATCAGAGTCCTTGGAGTTTAAGAGGGTAATAAATCTGTATCAATAAATCACTGAAAGGGCAGCAGCTTCACCTGCAGAgtgctgtttttattttttacagtttttactgtaaaaaaaaatcctaatttATCAGTAAAATGCTGGCAGCACAGTTGCACTAAATTAAAACAAGTTGATTCACTTAATTTGCAGAAACTGCAAGCGTGCTAATAATGTGAGCATATTAAAACTGTAAACTTATTTAATTTCAAATGTCTttttcattgtaaaaaaatCACCACTTTAacgtgggggggggggggggggttctgtctgtgtgtctgaaaATATTCAACATTCACTCTCCTGATCAGTCATTTTGTTCCCATCCATTTTATTGTTTGAGTGGTATTTCACAGCTGCTGGAAAGAGATGAATGTGTATTTGTTTCATGTCATATACCCCACAATGCCACATGTTTGTTGTTGTGTCGGTCCGACCAACTTTCAATTCATGTTTCAAGGCATTATGGGTGCATCCTAAAAACTCCTCTCTgtctcccagaatgcattgtgacATTAAGCATGTCACCACTGTTGACCAAAGTTGgctaacgatgcttttgggaaagcACCCCTGGTCGATAACAACACTGAAATTAAGCAAGTGTCTTTTAACTGTCTTATTTCATTAGCCATCATGGAGAAAGTGTCAATTGTTTTTTCTGACATTGAGCCGAGGGCAAAATGTGATGGGTGGGTAATTCAACACTGAAACAAGTGCTAAAACACTTGCAGAATTGACAGAAAGTTAAGATCATcataatcttcaaataacagCCAAAGTCCACTCTTCCAAGCACCAcaccatcatcataaaagatgCTTTCCATATGTAAATTatccttaaaaaaacaaatctctCTTTTACTTTAAGTAAATGTggcaataatttaaaaaatgggtGAGAATATAATCCATagtgcaaaaataaaacaatgcaaatGTTGCCCCTCTGCGctgtaaataaatgcaataaatgcTGCCGCTTGTTTTATGTACGTTGTGTATCTGCAGATCGGTCTTAATGTTGGTGttaatgggaaaaaataattcaaaagtaAACAACTCTCCCACTTAGATATCACCGCTTTATGTCATGTCACATTCAAACCTGAAAGACTTGAAAACATAACCTGTAAGGGTTTTTATTGACCAATCAACTTAGTGAGACTTTAGGCACATCTTTGTCATCTCTGTTTGGTGTTGATGACAGTGTGTCTCAAGCTCGAGACCTGATAGAGAGTTCAATGACACTATCAAAAGTTTACAGGACAATTTCTTCAGTTCCTCACTTAACTTTGTGACTCTGGTCTCCAGTTCCAGTTTGTTCTGACTCAAAGAATCAAAACTGCTCTGTAAATAGTATTTTTCAGGCAGTGAAATAATCAACTCTTTTTTCCAGTTCTTTCTTCTGACTCAAAGAGCTGAAGTTGTTCTTCAGTTTGTCTTTTTCGGTCATTAGCTCAGGGTAGTTTTTTGTTACTTCTCTAATGTGGATAAAGGCATATTTTGTCCACATTACTATACAACACAATTGTCCTTATTAGCAGAATGTATGTCTTTTTAACGATATAACATCTCATTACGAGAATATTCGATATTCGAGTACTCATTATTATAATATCAGTGAAAAAACAATTATATAGGCCCTATGTGGCAGAAAAGTTTTTCCTGAAAATCCACCTCATTCGGGCGTAAAAACTTTTCCGTGATATATGAAAGGTTTGCATGGTTTCCAGAACTCCACTGGTGTGCATGGCTATGGTTGGGCATCTGTATTGTTAGTTCACTAACATTTTTGTGCAGCTGATGTCTGTTTGTGTTTCCTGTCGACAATTTGAGGTCACAGGGAGCTAAAAGTCACTCACTGTGTGCTCATATATGGTCACAATTTGAGCTCACTGCACAAAGATTGTCACCCTTGTTGAGATtaattcaatgtttgtcttatCATGCTTTTGAGATCCCTCATAAATGATTATGACTATGTCTCATACCATTTAATCACAAATTACTTATACTTTACAAAAACAGCATACTGAAGGTGGTGATTATGTTGTTTTCATCGATAACAAACATAACCCAGATGCATTCTCTTTTGGCTTTCCTTGCCATAACAAATGTGTCTTACAAACCCAGTTACAACAGCCAGAttaaatataacattaaaaAGCTAAGGTCAAGAATCAATgattcctttagttgggcagttttgCCTACCCCTGACTTAGAGGTACAAAATGTACCCTTAAAGAGTtagaaatttatgtcattaatgactcaccctaatgttgttccacacccgtaagacctcggttcatcttcagaacacagtttaagatattttatatatagtcTGAGAGATTCTGCCTCTCCATTGAAAACATGTGTCCATCGAGTCGTTTATTCGTGCCAGAGGAGCTACAGTCCAACGTCATTCAGTGGGGTCAATGTTCCAATGTAGCATGTCATCCAGGAGTTAATCGCACTAGTTTTTTGGTTAAGCAACGATTCTGGTGGCCTTCTATGGCTCACGACATTCAGCGTTTTGTTTTGGCATGTTTGGTCTGTGCTTGTGGGAAGTCTTCCAATTGTCCACCTGATGGGTTACTCCAATCGCTGTCAGTCCCTTCGAAACCCTGGTCCCACATTGTGCTAGATTTTGTCACTGCCCTCCTGCCCTCCCAGGACAATACGGCGGTTTTGATCGTAGTGGACTGGTTCTTGAAGGCGGCCCATTTCATCCCCTTTCCCAAATTATCGTCTGCCACGGCTGGTGGATTTTGCTGTGTGGTTTTAAGATGCGTTTAAGATgcgtaagaaaaataatcttgtttctgattgaaatcttgtttcttgtttccatcccaaacaaaaataagattatttttttcaccccattggcagatcattttgcttgttttaagcaaaaattaacttcattttgatttttgatCTAATCTCATTttacttatatagtaaatgcatcttgatttaagaagtGAAGTTATtcaacgtaatttcgggaggagcacgcccatctaatctttcagtTAATACTGGTATAagaccagcagcttacctcttcctgTTGTTAGTTCTtccagcatccctcctcctcccctgctcctcctttttGTACAATTTTGCCTGTTAGCAATCGGATCTTGGGAATATCCTCTCcaagcccctctatagcagacagcaagctaAATCTGTTTACAACTtccactaagattatatgggcacacaaatgCCATTTTgttatttggactggaaacaagaaaaaaaaatactaaataagaagagcattgtgTGTCTTGAAAAGCTGAATGTCAGAAAGTGTCCTAATGTTCATGATGAAATACTTGAAGTTTTGAGAATAGAAATACTAACTTAATCTGTTTATCTCTCAGGTTTTAGGAATGTGGATAGTGTCACTTGAGgcattataaaacattttttttaaaaatcccatATTCAACATTTTCCATTTTGTCTAGAAGTGaagatgtttaaaataaatcacaaaataaatatccataagtcacgtgtttgtgtgtgtgttggtctaGTTATGGCTGTTTAGGTAGTTCATATGAATGGACACAGACTCTTGTTGTGTTTTTACTTGCCAAAATTGGCTTTTAACTCACTACATGTGGTTCAATGTACACAATGATACGGTCATAGAGTTTGGATCTGAGGAGAATTTTAGGAAGTCTATTCACATTGAAGGTCAAATTAGTGTCAAATTAAATCACTTCCGGTGTAAATTTAGCACTACATAAGCTGAACTATTAAAAATAGTCGTCATTCTAAGGACCACATCTCATCTGTCAAGACACACTGCAAGACACAAGAACAAATAATGGAATTAGAGGACGTTTATGAAAATGCTAAATGCAGAAGTGTTATGGACACAACTCAAAGATATAACCAGAATGAAGGAAGAGCTCAAACGTGCAGTAAGTAGAGCATTTCATTTGAAGCAGTGTTGGCTTTGATGAGGTTTCAGCAAATGAGAACTGTTATATTTCAATCAGTGCTGTCTCAATcgattaacattttttaaaataatcattaacaaatgttttatttgtaatgttttatgtTGTAGTAATTGCAGTTAGTCACCAAATTAATGTAGCAACaacttaaaggtcctgttcttcgcgatcccatctttcaaactttagtcagtgtgtaatgttgctgttagagcataaataatacctgtaaaattataaagctcaatgttcaatgccaagtgagatattttatttaacacaaGTTCCGTTTCAAAGCGattggccggtttggactacatccctgcacttccttgctGTAATGATGTCAACAGTTTTGTTGACTACATTTTGGCATAATTCTGTGTGTTATTGTTTGCTGAAGAACAAAAGAGATGATCTTTTTCTTGTGAAACCAGTGAAATGACCCATTCAAACTACCcagtttctgggtttgtccattttcacctaatttgagttgtttttaacccaacattccTTAGAGTGTGCGTTTGCATGAATAAGAATGATCAAAATATAACGCTAGACcaaggatgacagaaaaaacGGATGCTgcattaattacattaaatattatcaatgcgttaaactgaagaaaaaaaatcagatctgttATCATGCTAACTTTGACAGCGCTAATTTCAATCGTTGTTTTCCAAGACCAAaatgtcaatattttattttatataaaatatattaacaaggtattatttttacttttagttCTTGTTTGCATACAGTATTAaactacacatacacacacattgacATATCTATTACCATCCAAAACTCTCCAAGAGTTGTCATACCAGAACTGAAAATATGACGGTATTCATTGATATTTGTCCCTGTTTGTCAGAAGGATGTCGATGTTTGATCGTGTGTCTCGGGATCCTTTGTCTTCTTCTGATTGCTGGCATTATACTGCAGCACTTTCAGGGCGCTTCTAAACGAGGTTAGATTTGTGTAGATctttttttataacttttttccttcatttttattgtatacagtttatatattaaaaagttGTGTTTCTATTAGGATATCTGTGGGGTCCAGATGGTTTGTTCATGTCCAATGAGGTGATGACCTGGTCTGAGAGCAGGCAGTACTGCAGGGATCGAGGAGCTGATCTGGTCATTATCAACACTGAAGTGAAGCAGGTGAGTTTGAGTAAGTGAGTGTTAATGAAGAAGAGGAATCACACTTACTcctgtttttattcacacacAGAGGTTCATAACTTCATTAGCCAAGGAGAGTGTGTGGATTGGTTTGTCTGACATTGAGAACGAGGGGATCATGAAATGGGTGGATAATTCACCACTGAAACAAGGGTAAGCGATAAAACACTCGCAGACAATCATGTATTTAGGCCtatttgttttagtctttttagttattttttatttaaaacctCCAGAAAATTTCTGAAGACTGCTTTTCTACAAGCACAAAACCACAAAACCACACCAAAACCACAAAGGCACTCCCTATaaataaatctattaaaaataaaatctctcTTTTACTTTTCTGTGCCTTCACTTCTGCTTTGTTCACTCTTGAAACTTGTCAGTGCAGTACTGAGTGCTTTATATTtatgatgtatttatttattctgtggGAAATACCTATTTGTTTGGTGTTGCATGGATAAAAAACTTTTTGAAGTTATGAATAATTAAAAATCTGATTTTATTCAGGTTTTGGGCTAAAAGTGAGCCGAACAACTATTATGGCGGAGATGAGGACTGCATTGAACTGGATCCTGACAAACACACCCTGAACAACTGGAGTGATCTCAAATGCTCTGACATGAGAAAAGGGATTTGTGAGAAATAGGGATCgtcctgtttttttgtttgtttgttttttcttcttttactTCTTCTTCATCCTGATTAAACTTGAGATATCATATTGAATCAATCTTATTGTGAACAGaattttttattgaaattcagaaagttaaaaaaaaaaactcagtcAGCTGATTCAATAAATAATTCTACTTCTTGGCTGAAAAAGTGTGTTATTAGCAAATCCAGGTGTTTGGAAGAAAATAAGGAGCAGGACTTTTTATCTTCTGAACCTGGACTTTCCACCTCTGTTCACATTTCAAAGTCTCTGCTGCCCTGTGGTGGACAATTGGAGACTCTGACAATCACAAGATCTCATCAGAGCAGGGGTCCCCAGTGTCGGTCCTAGAGGGCTCCTGTCCTGCAgaatttagctccaaccccaatcaaacacacctgaaccagctaatcaatgttATAGGGcctatagagggaatgcatcagCATCAAGCTCGGAACAGCGATGTCCTTTGGGTtcgtggacaagcctccccctacCCCACCTCTACTgccgggcctggttttgtgtgttttcactgcattcacactgtaaaccagtgttgcctctcagtctttctgcAACTCAGTAGGGCGTAATCGCAGTCACTGCAGCTCACGGTAACGgcacgtgcattccctctattaaggaattgattagctgtttaaggtgtgtttgattggggttggggCTAAACTCTGGcgacaaacagcattaccagcttcacacattattAACTAGCCTGAca
It includes:
- the LOC137073854 gene encoding CD209 antigen-like protein D isoform X1, with the protein product MELEDVYENAKCRSVMDTTQRYNQNEGRAQTCKGCRCLIVCLGILCLLLIAGIILQHFQGASKRGYLWGPDGLFMSNEVMTWSESRQYCRDRGADLVIINTEVKQRFITSLAKESVWIGLSDIENEGIMKWVDNSPLKQGFWAKSEPNNYYGGDEDCIELDPDKHTLNNWSDLKCSDMRKGICEK
- the LOC137073854 gene encoding CD209 antigen-like protein D isoform X2, with translation MELEDVYENAKCRSVMDTTQRYNQNEGRAQTCRCRCLIVCLGILCLLLIAGIILQHFQGASKRGYLWGPDGLFMSNEVMTWSESRQYCRDRGADLVIINTEVKQRFITSLAKESVWIGLSDIENEGIMKWVDNSPLKQGFWAKSEPNNYYGGDEDCIELDPDKHTLNNWSDLKCSDMRKGICEK